In candidate division KSB1 bacterium, the following proteins share a genomic window:
- a CDS encoding PTS system mannose/fructose/sorbose family transporter subunit IID, which yields MVDTLSKSDARQIALRSYVLQTLLNFRTMQGPGYLFSLLPALRRGGGRAAELRRAAGFMNSHPVFAAYAQGAILRRLREKSPAGDAEFNSWRESLAGPLGLLGDQLIWDRWKPIVFAAGIIPILLWPSVISWAVTASICLLVYNVPLYRLRVFAVRRGYELGERVLQVLGEPWVGRVRKALNRTGVVVAGLVLGVSLIRSSSGAWPLFAQFAVAFAVMTAGQKLRLTVTLSLLLSLVAAIALGVLL from the coding sequence ATGGTTGACACTCTGAGCAAATCCGACGCGCGGCAAATCGCGTTGCGGTCGTATGTCCTGCAAACGCTGCTGAATTTCCGCACGATGCAGGGGCCAGGCTATTTGTTCTCGCTGCTGCCCGCTCTTCGCCGGGGCGGCGGTCGTGCGGCGGAGTTGCGCCGCGCCGCGGGCTTCATGAATTCTCATCCGGTATTCGCGGCTTACGCGCAGGGCGCGATTTTGCGCCGGCTTCGGGAGAAATCGCCGGCGGGCGATGCCGAGTTCAATTCGTGGCGCGAGTCGCTGGCGGGACCGCTGGGACTGCTGGGCGATCAGCTGATCTGGGATCGCTGGAAACCGATCGTGTTTGCCGCCGGGATCATTCCGATCCTGCTCTGGCCCTCGGTCATCAGTTGGGCGGTGACCGCTTCCATTTGCCTGCTCGTTTACAACGTTCCGCTGTATCGGTTGCGGGTTTTCGCAGTTCGCCGAGGATATGAACTGGGCGAGCGGGTTTTGCAGGTGCTGGGCGAGCCGTGGGTAGGGCGGGTTCGCAAGGCGTTGAATCGCACCGGAGTCGTGGTCGCGGGGCTGGTGTTGGGAGTCAGTCTCATCCGGAGTTCGTCGGGAGCCTGGCCACTGTTCGCGCAGTTCGCGGTGGCCTTCGCGGTGATGACGGCCGGGCAGAAGTTGCGCCTGACCGTAACGCTGTCGTTGTTGCTATCGTTGGTCGCGGCGATTGCATTGGGAGTTCTGCTTTGA
- a CDS encoding PTS sugar transporter subunit IIC, translated as MHWTAAALAGMVVYLDTTAVGQLMICQPLIACPLYGLLMGRPEIGLFFGVGFQLLWLGSLPIGAAKFPEGNVGALIATATAASVPATAAGEPAWFVLAIATMAGVLASYLGGEATPLVRKAMNHVAPRVVSAAAADDRLQFRLLVLGAVAIHALTGALLALVGYGFGRALLALYLGDYAALGVPTSIVEATDSLFSGLWPGLLGAGAAVLFARFVRKRNVVAYGLIAASAGGLAWLTL; from the coding sequence GTGCACTGGACAGCGGCGGCCCTCGCGGGAATGGTTGTCTATCTGGACACGACCGCGGTGGGACAGTTGATGATTTGTCAGCCGTTGATCGCCTGTCCGCTGTACGGATTGCTGATGGGTCGGCCCGAAATCGGTTTGTTCTTTGGCGTGGGTTTTCAGCTTTTGTGGCTGGGCAGCTTGCCGATTGGAGCGGCGAAGTTTCCGGAAGGAAACGTCGGCGCGCTGATCGCCACGGCCACGGCCGCCTCGGTCCCGGCCACGGCGGCGGGCGAACCGGCCTGGTTCGTGTTGGCGATTGCCACGATGGCCGGCGTGCTGGCGTCATATCTCGGCGGGGAAGCGACGCCGCTCGTTCGCAAGGCCATGAATCATGTCGCGCCGCGTGTCGTGTCGGCGGCCGCGGCAGACGATCGGCTGCAGTTTCGTCTGCTCGTTCTCGGCGCCGTCGCCATTCACGCCCTCACGGGCGCGTTGCTGGCGCTGGTCGGCTACGGCTTTGGCCGCGCGCTGCTGGCCCTCTATTTGGGCGACTATGCCGCACTCGGAGTGCCTACTTCCATCGTCGAAGCGACGGACTCGCTGTTTTCCGGGCTATGGCCGGGATTGTTGGGCGCGGGGGCGGCCGTGCTCTTCGCGCGGTTTGTTCGCAAACGGAATGTGGTCGCGTACGGTCTCATCGCCGCGAGCGCCGGAGGACTTGCATGGTTGACACTCTGA
- a CDS encoding polyprenyl synthetase family protein, with protein MPTYQIQLSQRLQEEIERRVSAVQAYVLNHETVSRFAPEDMREAVTCYFASGGKRLRPAVLLLCCGAVGGDEATAISVAAATEIFHTWTLVHDDIIDRDPMRRGQPTVHERFFRKPSTHALFGTGAEARHYGVSVAVLAGDVQHGWGISLMTELTRKFGVDAEVTLALINELDTRVLCTLVEGEMLDVQYSRVPIDQLTIEQIETMLWKKTGALYEFCGTTGAAIGLNTPNLHHPLAVALAEFCSACGAAFQLQDDILGLIGNEQTLGKPVGADIREGKRTVIARHAYAHATPVERELISATLGDPQATPGRIQEVTDLLVRRGGVRFTAERARGHVNRALKYLEQLPPTENRELLAEWAQLMIERDF; from the coding sequence TTGCCTACCTATCAAATTCAATTATCACAAAGACTTCAGGAGGAGATTGAACGTCGGGTTTCCGCGGTTCAGGCGTATGTCCTGAATCATGAAACGGTAAGTCGTTTCGCTCCGGAGGACATGCGCGAGGCCGTCACCTGCTATTTCGCGTCGGGCGGCAAGCGGCTGCGACCGGCGGTGTTGCTCTTGTGCTGCGGCGCGGTCGGCGGGGACGAAGCCACGGCGATCAGTGTCGCGGCGGCCACGGAGATCTTTCATACCTGGACGCTGGTCCACGATGACATCATCGATCGGGATCCGATGCGGCGCGGCCAGCCCACCGTCCACGAGCGATTCTTCCGCAAGCCTTCGACGCACGCCCTGTTCGGCACGGGCGCGGAAGCGCGGCACTACGGAGTCAGTGTGGCGGTGCTGGCCGGGGATGTCCAGCACGGCTGGGGGATCAGCCTGATGACCGAATTGACGCGCAAGTTCGGCGTCGATGCGGAAGTGACGCTGGCGTTGATCAATGAACTGGACACGCGCGTGCTCTGCACGCTGGTCGAAGGCGAAATGTTGGACGTGCAATACTCCCGCGTTCCCATCGACCAGCTCACGATTGAGCAGATCGAGACGATGTTGTGGAAGAAGACTGGCGCGCTGTACGAGTTCTGCGGGACGACCGGAGCGGCCATCGGTTTGAACACTCCGAATCTCCATCATCCGCTGGCGGTCGCGCTGGCGGAGTTCTGCAGCGCGTGCGGTGCGGCATTTCAGCTTCAGGATGATATCCTCGGTTTAATCGGCAATGAACAAACGCTGGGCAAGCCGGTCGGGGCGGATATTCGCGAGGGCAAGCGGACGGTGATTGCGCGGCATGCCTACGCCCATGCGACGCCCGTGGAGCGCGAACTGATCTCGGCGACGCTCGGCGACCCGCAGGCGACCCCCGGCCGGATTCAAGAGGTCACTGACTTGCTGGTGCGGCGCGGCGGAGTACGCTTCACGGCGGAACGCGCGCGCGGCCACGTCAATCGCGCTTTGAAATACCTTGAGCAACTCCCGCCGACGGAGAACCGCGAGCTGCTCGCCGAATGGGCGCAGCTCATGATCGAACGGGACTTCTGA
- a CDS encoding TolC family protein, with protein sequence MVNSTAPLSVDSLVQIGFRNNPGLHETEQDIRLNAIGKVNAAGQFLPTASVGANFSESHYSTATFTNPDGSVSAEGRTGSSRSSSQDLSASWLLFDGAQRYYLYKMAKSQETINNLTVGDARKTLARTIASQAVLVLTRQKLHELSQKLRDQRQDAYDLAKARFDVGAVTELDVLQAQIALGRAENDITSAARDLQSAREQLNQTLGIDLKSDYAIEEFGDATPFQFELDNLIHSAYVNRTDLEIARLSSKVARYNLLRTKQNYLPTASLGATWSRSQQVDGTSDAWTLDPKNRYATYSLRLSWTLFDGFSRELDVVQQRVNRDKAEDRARQLELSLERDVRDAFYALENAYNQLQITGRNRELASRTLELERERYRLGATSQLSLRDAQVTYAQAETDHLSKQLEYQSNLIALELAVGMELR encoded by the coding sequence TTGGTGAACAGTACCGCTCCCCTGTCGGTGGATTCGCTGGTGCAGATCGGATTCCGCAATAATCCCGGTCTCCATGAAACGGAACAGGACATCCGTCTGAACGCGATCGGCAAGGTGAACGCGGCGGGCCAGTTCCTGCCGACCGCCTCGGTGGGTGCGAACTTCTCGGAGAGTCACTATTCGACCGCGACGTTTACGAATCCCGACGGTTCGGTTTCCGCTGAGGGTCGGACGGGGAGTTCCCGCTCGTCGTCGCAGGACTTGAGTGCGAGCTGGCTGCTGTTTGACGGAGCGCAGCGGTATTACCTTTACAAGATGGCGAAGTCGCAAGAGACGATCAACAACCTCACGGTCGGTGACGCGCGAAAGACCCTGGCGCGGACGATTGCCTCGCAGGCGGTACTGGTACTGACCCGGCAGAAGCTCCACGAGTTGAGCCAGAAGTTGCGCGATCAGCGGCAAGATGCCTATGATCTGGCCAAGGCGCGATTCGACGTTGGCGCGGTGACGGAGCTGGACGTGTTGCAGGCGCAAATCGCGTTGGGCCGCGCGGAAAATGACATTACTTCCGCCGCGCGCGATCTGCAATCCGCTCGCGAGCAGTTGAATCAGACGTTGGGTATTGATCTGAAGAGCGATTATGCGATCGAGGAGTTCGGCGACGCCACTCCGTTTCAATTCGAGTTGGATAACTTGATCCACTCGGCCTACGTCAACCGCACGGATCTGGAAATCGCCCGGCTGAGCTCGAAGGTGGCGAGGTACAATCTGTTGCGCACTAAACAGAACTACCTGCCGACCGCGTCGCTCGGCGCCACCTGGTCGCGGTCGCAACAGGTCGATGGGACGAGTGACGCGTGGACCTTGGACCCGAAGAATCGCTACGCAACTTATTCGCTGCGGTTGAGCTGGACGTTATTCGACGGCTTCAGTCGCGAGCTGGATGTCGTGCAGCAACGCGTGAACCGGGACAAGGCCGAGGACCGGGCGCGGCAGCTTGAGCTTTCGCTGGAGCGCGACGTACGCGATGCGTTCTACGCACTCGAGAATGCGTATAATCAGCTGCAAATTACGGGTCGCAATCGCGAGTTGGCCTCGCGCACGCTGGAACTCGAGCGCGAGCGTTACCGGCTGGGTGCCACGTCGCAGTTGTCCCTGCGCGATGCTCAGGTCACCTATGCACAGGCGGAGACCGATCATCTGTCGAAGCAGCTGGAGTATCAGAGTAATCTCATCGCGCTGGAGTTGGCGGTGGGGATGGAGTTGCGGTAG